One region of Litorilinea aerophila genomic DNA includes:
- the amrB gene encoding AmmeMemoRadiSam system protein B, producing MHTTAASLPKLRPVDVRLHRVSGEIFLLLRDPLQLSDKTVLLPQLMGAVLAYCDGTRTVEQIATAFSLRSGIFLSPDLVNSMLSKLDEACLLDNERAAEARRQALAAYYQGPCRPSLLAGSGYPDEPEALHEFLEGYLAQVPPERREPPATGEVVGLLSPHIDYPRGGAVYAQVWQPAARAVQEADLAILIGTDHYGDDPFTLTRQNYATPYGILPTDQEAVNALAQAIGEEAAFAGELRHRGEHSLELVAVWLHHMRRRQPCPVIPMLVGSLYRFFTDGATPEDDPLLNRVLDTLRQVTAGRRVVVVASGDMAHVGPAFGGRPLNLAIRARVRAADEELIQHVAQGDPAGFFAAIKRVRNSYNVCGVTPIYLTLRLLGRVTGALCGYASCPADANDQSAVTICGMLFQR from the coding sequence ATGCACACGACCGCTGCTTCGTTGCCCAAACTGCGTCCGGTGGACGTACGGCTCCATCGGGTATCTGGCGAAATCTTCCTCCTCCTGCGCGATCCTTTACAACTCAGCGACAAAACCGTCCTGCTCCCTCAGCTCATGGGGGCGGTGCTCGCCTACTGCGACGGCACCCGCACCGTCGAGCAGATCGCCACCGCCTTTTCCCTGCGCTCTGGAATCTTCTTGTCCCCGGACCTGGTGAACTCGATGCTATCAAAGCTGGACGAAGCCTGCCTGCTGGACAATGAGCGGGCTGCCGAGGCCCGCCGCCAGGCGCTGGCTGCCTACTACCAGGGTCCCTGCCGGCCCTCCCTGCTGGCCGGTTCTGGCTATCCGGATGAGCCCGAGGCGCTTCACGAATTCCTGGAGGGCTACCTGGCCCAGGTTCCTCCAGAACGACGGGAACCGCCCGCTACCGGGGAGGTGGTGGGGCTCCTGAGTCCCCACATTGACTATCCCCGGGGCGGGGCCGTCTATGCCCAGGTCTGGCAGCCCGCAGCCCGGGCCGTACAGGAGGCCGACCTGGCCATCCTCATCGGCACCGACCACTACGGGGATGATCCCTTCACCCTGACCCGCCAGAACTATGCCACTCCCTACGGCATTCTGCCCACGGACCAGGAGGCGGTGAATGCCCTGGCCCAGGCCATCGGCGAGGAGGCAGCCTTTGCCGGCGAACTGCGCCATCGGGGTGAGCACTCCCTGGAGCTGGTGGCCGTCTGGCTGCACCACATGCGCCGCCGCCAGCCCTGTCCGGTCATCCCCATGCTGGTCGGCTCCCTCTACCGCTTTTTCACTGACGGTGCCACGCCCGAAGACGACCCGCTTCTCAACCGGGTGTTGGACACCCTGCGCCAGGTGACGGCAGGTCGGCGGGTGGTGGTGGTGGCATCGGGCGATATGGCCCATGTGGGGCCTGCGTTCGGTGGCCGCCCCCTGAACCTGGCCATCCGGGCTCGGGTGCGGGCAGCCGATGAGGAGCTGATCCAGCATGTGGCCCAGGGGGATCCGGCGGGCTTCTTCGCCGCCATCAAGCGGGTGCGCAACAGCTACAACGTCTGTGGCGTCACCCCCATCTACCTGACCCTGCGGCTTCTGGGCCGGGTGACCGGAGCCCTGTGCGGCTATGCCTCCTGCCCGGCCGATGCCAATGACCAATCCGCGGTGACCATCTGTGGGATGTTGTTTCAACGCTGA